A single window of Streptomyces cathayae DNA harbors:
- a CDS encoding amino acid permease gives MTNTLFRTKKVEQSIRDTEEPEHALKKSLSALDLTVFGVGVIIGTGIFVLTGTVAKNNAGPAVALSFVVAGVVCALAALCYAEFASTVPVAGSAYTFSYASLGELPAWIIGWDLVLEFALGTAVVAVGWSGYIHSLLDNAGWQLPAALGTRDGAEGFGFDILAAVLVLVLTGILVLGMKLSARVTSVVVAIKVIVVLVVIIAGAFFVTADNYDPFIPKAQPVPAGDGLHSPLIQLMFGWAPSNFGVMGIFTAASVVFFAFIGFDIVATAAEETRNPQRDMPRGILGSLFICTALYVAVSIVVTGMQHYTMLSVDAPLADAFKATGHPWFAGFISFGAAIGLTVVCMILLLGQTRVFFAMSRDGLLPRFFSRVHPRFRTPHRPTILLGVIIAVVAGFTPLSELAELVNIGTLFAFVIVALSVIILRRTRPDLPRAFRMPWVPFLPILSVAASLWLMLNLPAETWLRFGLWMVLGFVFYFLYSRSHSRLGREEEADSGRPGKPPGPAFR, from the coding sequence GTGACCAACACCCTCTTCCGGACGAAGAAGGTCGAGCAGTCCATCCGCGACACCGAGGAACCGGAGCACGCGCTCAAGAAGTCCCTCTCCGCGCTGGACCTGACCGTCTTCGGCGTCGGCGTCATCATCGGAACCGGCATCTTCGTGCTCACCGGCACGGTCGCCAAGAACAACGCCGGACCCGCCGTGGCCCTGTCCTTCGTGGTGGCCGGCGTCGTCTGCGCGCTCGCAGCGCTCTGCTACGCCGAGTTCGCCTCCACCGTCCCGGTGGCGGGCTCCGCCTACACCTTCTCGTACGCCTCCCTCGGCGAACTGCCCGCGTGGATCATCGGCTGGGACCTGGTCCTGGAGTTCGCGCTCGGCACGGCGGTGGTGGCCGTCGGCTGGTCCGGCTACATCCACTCGCTGCTGGACAACGCGGGCTGGCAGCTGCCCGCGGCGCTCGGCACCCGGGACGGCGCCGAGGGCTTCGGCTTCGACATCCTCGCCGCCGTGCTGGTGCTGGTCCTCACCGGCATCCTCGTGCTCGGCATGAAGCTGTCCGCCCGGGTGACCTCGGTCGTCGTCGCCATCAAGGTGATCGTCGTCCTCGTCGTCATCATCGCCGGTGCCTTCTTCGTGACCGCCGACAACTACGACCCGTTCATCCCGAAGGCGCAGCCCGTCCCGGCCGGTGACGGTCTCCACTCTCCGCTCATCCAGCTGATGTTCGGCTGGGCACCGTCCAACTTCGGAGTGATGGGCATCTTCACGGCGGCCTCGGTGGTCTTCTTCGCCTTCATCGGCTTCGACATCGTCGCCACGGCCGCCGAGGAGACCAGGAACCCGCAGCGGGACATGCCGCGCGGCATCCTCGGCTCCCTGTTCATCTGCACCGCGCTGTACGTCGCCGTGTCGATCGTCGTCACCGGAATGCAGCACTACACCATGCTGTCCGTGGACGCCCCGCTCGCGGACGCCTTCAAGGCCACCGGGCATCCCTGGTTCGCCGGCTTCATCAGCTTCGGCGCCGCCATCGGCCTGACGGTCGTCTGCATGATCCTGCTGCTCGGCCAGACCCGGGTGTTCTTCGCGATGAGCCGGGACGGTCTGCTGCCCCGCTTCTTCTCCCGTGTCCACCCCCGCTTCAGGACCCCGCACCGGCCGACCATCCTGCTCGGCGTGATCATCGCGGTCGTCGCGGGTTTCACCCCGCTGTCGGAACTCGCCGAGCTGGTGAACATCGGCACGCTGTTCGCCTTCGTGATCGTCGCGCTCAGTGTGATCATCCTGCGCCGCACCCGCCCCGACCTGCCCCGGGCCTTCCGCATGCCCTGGGTACCGTTCCTGCCGATCCTGTCGGTCGCCGCCTCGCTGTGGCTGATGCTGAACCTGCCCGCCGAGACCTGGCTCCGGTTCGGCCTCTGGATGGTGCTCGGCTTCGTCTTCTACTTCCTCTACAGCCGGAGCCACAGCCGCCTGGGCCGGGAGGAGGAGGCCGACTCCGGCCGGCCCGGCAAGCCGCCGGGCCCGGCCTTCCGGTGA
- the dxs gene encoding 1-deoxy-D-xylulose-5-phosphate synthase → MPLLTRIRGPRDLDRLTAEELSQLAEEIRTFLVDAVSKTGGHLGPNLGVVELTIALHRVFESPRDKVLWDTGHQSYVHKLLTGRQDFSRLKMKGGLSGYPSQAESAHDVIENSHASTVLGWADGLAKANQLRKTGDHVVAVIGDGALTGGMAWEALNNIADARDRPLVIVVNDNERSYSPTIGGLANHLATLRTTDGYERFLTRTKEVLERTPVVGRPLYDTLHGAKKGLKDFIAPQGMFEDLGLKYVGPIDGHDIEALESALTRAKRFGGPVIVHCLTEKGRGYQPALADEADRFHAVGKIHPDTGLPIASSGADWTSVFGEEMVKLGEEREDVVAITAAMLQPVGLDRFAKRFPDRVYDVGIAEQHGAVSAAGLAHGGVHPVFAVYATFLNRAFDQVLMDVALHKCGVTFVLDRAGVTGTDGASHNGMWDMSILQVVPGLRLAAPRDADQVRAQLREAVEVTDAPTVVRFSKGAVGPAVPAVGRVGGMDLLREPGTDTPDVLLVSVGALAPMCLEIAGLLEKQGISTTVVDPRWVKPVDGAMAPLAEKHRVVVTVEDNSRVGGVGSTIAQALRDAGVDVPLRDFGIPPRFLDHASRAEVLAEIGLTAPDIARQVTGLVAKLDGGLPPSRIRSNGTHDGIHAAHAADPVEPARD, encoded by the coding sequence GTGCCGCTGCTGACCCGTATCAGGGGACCGCGCGATCTGGACCGGCTCACCGCGGAGGAGCTGAGCCAGCTGGCCGAGGAGATCCGGACCTTCCTGGTCGACGCGGTCTCCAAGACCGGTGGCCATCTCGGCCCCAACCTGGGTGTGGTGGAGCTCACCATCGCCCTGCACCGCGTCTTCGAATCCCCCAGGGACAAGGTGCTCTGGGACACCGGCCACCAGTCCTACGTGCACAAACTGCTGACCGGCCGCCAGGACTTCTCCCGGCTGAAGATGAAGGGCGGCCTCTCCGGCTACCCCTCGCAGGCCGAGTCCGCGCACGACGTCATCGAGAACAGCCACGCCTCCACGGTCCTCGGCTGGGCCGACGGCCTGGCCAAGGCCAACCAGCTGAGGAAGACCGGCGACCACGTCGTCGCGGTCATCGGGGACGGCGCGCTCACCGGCGGCATGGCCTGGGAGGCGCTGAACAACATCGCCGACGCCAGGGACCGCCCGCTGGTCATCGTCGTCAACGACAACGAGCGCTCCTACTCGCCCACCATCGGCGGTCTCGCCAACCATCTGGCGACCCTGCGCACCACCGACGGCTACGAGCGCTTCCTGACCCGCACCAAGGAGGTCCTGGAGCGCACCCCGGTCGTCGGCCGCCCCCTCTACGACACCCTGCACGGCGCCAAGAAGGGCCTGAAGGACTTCATCGCCCCGCAGGGCATGTTCGAGGACCTCGGCCTGAAGTACGTCGGCCCCATCGACGGCCACGACATCGAGGCCCTGGAGTCCGCCCTCACCCGCGCCAAGCGCTTCGGCGGCCCGGTCATCGTGCACTGCCTCACCGAGAAGGGCCGCGGCTACCAGCCCGCCCTGGCGGACGAGGCCGACCGCTTCCACGCCGTCGGCAAGATCCACCCCGACACGGGCCTGCCCATCGCCAGCTCCGGTGCCGACTGGACGTCCGTCTTCGGCGAGGAGATGGTCAAGCTCGGCGAGGAGCGCGAGGACGTCGTCGCCATCACCGCGGCCATGCTCCAGCCGGTCGGCCTCGACCGGTTCGCCAAGCGGTTCCCGGACCGGGTCTACGACGTCGGCATCGCCGAACAGCACGGCGCGGTCTCCGCGGCGGGCCTGGCCCACGGCGGGGTGCACCCCGTCTTCGCCGTGTACGCCACCTTCCTCAACCGCGCCTTCGACCAGGTGCTGATGGACGTGGCCCTGCACAAGTGCGGCGTCACCTTCGTCCTGGACCGGGCCGGTGTCACCGGCACCGACGGCGCCTCCCACAACGGCATGTGGGACATGTCGATCCTCCAGGTCGTCCCCGGGCTGCGACTGGCCGCCCCGCGCGACGCCGACCAGGTCCGCGCCCAGCTGCGCGAGGCCGTCGAGGTCACCGACGCGCCGACCGTGGTCCGCTTCTCCAAGGGCGCGGTCGGACCCGCCGTACCGGCCGTGGGACGCGTCGGCGGCATGGACCTCCTGCGTGAGCCCGGCACCGACACCCCGGACGTGCTGCTGGTCTCCGTGGGCGCCCTCGCCCCGATGTGCCTGGAGATCGCCGGGCTGCTCGAGAAACAGGGCATCTCCACCACCGTCGTCGACCCGCGCTGGGTCAAGCCCGTCGACGGGGCCATGGCCCCGCTCGCCGAGAAGCACCGGGTCGTCGTCACCGTCGAGGACAACTCCCGCGTCGGCGGAGTCGGCTCGACGATCGCGCAGGCCCTGCGCGACGCCGGCGTCGACGTGCCGCTGCGCGACTTCGGCATCCCGCCGCGCTTCCTCGACCACGCCTCCCGCGCCGAGGTCCTGGCGGAGATCGGGCTCACCGCTCCCGACATCGCCCGTCAGGTCACCGGCCTGGTGGCGAAGCTGGACGGCGGCCTCCCGCCCTCCCGGATCCGCTCGAACGGCACGCACGACGGGATTCACGCGGCACACGCCGCCGACCCGGTGGAACCGGCCCGCGACTGA
- a CDS encoding sugar ABC transporter permease produces MSTEKTSTPTADTVENTEAAAAAVTAVDPRLLVREQGFAGYIGEFKRKMKAGDLGSVPVIIGLVIIWAIFTGLNSNFLTAGNFSDMSVAMVGTGMIAVGIVFVLLLGEIDLSVGSVSGVAGAAFAVLSVTHGMNEWLALVLAILTGTAAGAIHGFVFARIGVPAFAVTLAGLLFWQGFMLQILGSNGTINLDSEGVVGKFTSYYFTDVAAAYGLALVAVVGYFLTAFLGNRRREAAGIPSRPLNDIIVRTVLLAVVSFAVAIVYNQHKGLPLAVVIFLAVLVFTDFLLRRTAYGRKVFALGGSVEASRRAGINVEMVRISVFAIAGTFAAIGGLFVASKIASANQGAGTGEFLMNVIAAAVIGGTSLFGGRGRTWNALLGVLVIVSIQYGLALEGIASPVQYMITGGVLLATVVIDAITRKTQKTAGRA; encoded by the coding sequence GTGAGCACCGAAAAGACCTCGACGCCCACCGCCGACACGGTCGAGAACACCGAGGCGGCCGCCGCGGCGGTCACCGCCGTCGACCCCCGGCTGCTGGTCCGCGAACAGGGCTTCGCCGGCTACATCGGCGAGTTCAAGCGGAAGATGAAGGCCGGCGACCTCGGGTCCGTCCCCGTCATCATCGGCCTGGTGATCATCTGGGCCATCTTCACCGGCCTGAACTCCAACTTCCTCACCGCCGGCAACTTCTCCGACATGTCCGTGGCCATGGTCGGCACGGGCATGATCGCCGTCGGTATCGTCTTCGTCCTGCTGCTCGGCGAGATCGACCTGTCGGTCGGTTCGGTCAGTGGTGTCGCGGGCGCCGCCTTCGCGGTGCTGAGCGTCACCCACGGGATGAACGAGTGGCTGGCCCTGGTGCTGGCCATCCTCACCGGCACGGCGGCCGGCGCCATCCACGGCTTCGTCTTCGCCCGCATCGGCGTTCCGGCCTTCGCCGTGACGCTGGCCGGCCTGCTGTTCTGGCAGGGCTTCATGCTGCAGATACTCGGCAGCAACGGCACCATCAACCTGGACAGCGAAGGCGTCGTCGGCAAGTTCACCAGCTACTACTTCACCGATGTCGCGGCCGCCTACGGCCTCGCCCTGGTGGCCGTGGTCGGGTACTTCCTCACCGCGTTCCTGGGCAACCGCCGCCGCGAGGCCGCCGGTATCCCCTCGCGCCCGCTGAACGACATCATCGTGCGCACGGTGCTGCTGGCCGTCGTCTCCTTCGCCGTGGCGATCGTCTACAACCAGCACAAGGGTCTGCCGCTCGCCGTGGTGATCTTCCTCGCGGTGCTGGTGTTCACCGACTTCCTGCTCCGCCGCACCGCCTACGGCCGCAAGGTCTTCGCGCTCGGCGGCAGCGTCGAGGCGTCCCGCCGTGCCGGTATCAACGTGGAGATGGTCCGGATCTCGGTCTTCGCGATCGCCGGCACCTTCGCCGCGATCGGCGGCCTCTTCGTCGCCTCGAAGATCGCCTCCGCCAACCAGGGCGCGGGCACCGGTGAGTTCCTGATGAACGTCATCGCCGCGGCCGTGATCGGCGGTACGTCCCTCTTCGGCGGCCGGGGCCGCACCTGGAACGCGCTCCTCGGTGTCCTGGTGATCGTCTCCATCCAGTACGGCCTCGCCCTCGAGGGCATCGCCTCGCCGGTGCAGTACATGATCACCGGTGGTGTGCTGCTGGCGACCGTCGTCATCGACGCGATCACCCGCAAGACGCAGAAGACCGCGGGCCGCGCCTAG
- a CDS encoding ATP-binding cassette domain-containing protein encodes MVHVSATPVLALRGVSKRFGAVQALTDVELEVRAGEVVALVGDNGAGKSTLVKTIAGVHPIDEGVIEWDGKAVQINKPHDAQSLGIATVYQDLALCDNIDVVGNLYLGREIRKRGVLDEVEMERRSRELLDTLSIRIPSVRIPIASLSGGQRQVVAIARSMLGEPKLVILDEPTAALGVEQTAQVLDLVERLRERGHAVILISHNMADVKAVADKVAVLRLGRNNGTFEVKSTSQEEIISAITGATENAVTRRAARTNGEVSK; translated from the coding sequence ATGGTTCACGTGTCCGCTACGCCCGTGCTGGCGTTGCGCGGGGTCTCCAAGCGTTTCGGTGCCGTCCAGGCGCTCACCGACGTAGAGCTTGAGGTCCGCGCCGGTGAGGTGGTCGCCCTGGTCGGCGACAACGGCGCCGGTAAATCCACGCTGGTCAAGACGATTGCCGGCGTGCACCCCATCGATGAGGGTGTCATCGAGTGGGACGGCAAGGCCGTCCAGATCAACAAGCCGCACGACGCCCAGAGTCTGGGCATCGCGACGGTCTACCAGGACCTCGCGCTGTGCGACAACATCGACGTCGTCGGCAACCTCTACCTGGGCCGGGAGATCCGCAAGCGCGGCGTCCTGGACGAGGTGGAGATGGAGCGCCGCTCCCGCGAGCTCCTCGACACCCTGTCGATCCGCATCCCCAGCGTCCGGATCCCGATCGCCTCGCTCTCCGGCGGTCAGCGCCAGGTCGTGGCCATCGCCCGGTCCATGCTCGGCGAGCCCAAGCTGGTGATCCTCGACGAACCGACCGCCGCCCTCGGCGTCGAGCAGACCGCGCAGGTCCTCGACCTGGTCGAGCGGCTGCGCGAGCGGGGCCACGCGGTCATCCTCATCAGCCACAACATGGCCGATGTCAAGGCCGTCGCGGACAAGGTCGCCGTGCTGCGCCTCGGGCGCAACAACGGCACCTTCGAGGTCAAGTCGACCTCTCAGGAAGAGATCATCTCCGCCATCACCGGAGCCACGGAGAACGCCGTGACCCGCCGTGCGGCGCGCACCAACGGGGAGGTCAGCAAGTGA
- a CDS encoding substrate-binding domain-containing protein has product MRRAAVAVAAGAMAVSLAACGSAAESGGKSESTESAAKKGDDIKVGLLLPENQTARYEKFDKPLIEKKVKELTNNKAEVIYANAKQDASLQNQQVDTMVTNKVDVLILDAVDAKAIAGSVKKAKEAGIPVVAYDRLAEGPIDAYTSFDNVTVGKTQGEALLEALGDKAKKGQIVMMNGSSTDPNAAQFKEGAHAALDGKVKVGREYDTKEWKPENANANMEGAISALGKDKIVGVYSANDGMAGGIITALKAAGIKVPVTGQDAEIAGVQRIVTGEQFMSVYKPYAPEAAAAAEMAVALAQGKSLDSVAKDTVDSPTTKGVPSVLVPVVSLTQENINDTVIKDGVYTVEEICAGKYKAACDKIGLK; this is encoded by the coding sequence ATGCGCCGTGCCGCCGTCGCCGTCGCCGCCGGTGCGATGGCCGTCTCTCTCGCCGCCTGCGGCAGCGCCGCCGAGTCCGGCGGCAAGAGCGAGTCGACCGAGTCCGCCGCCAAGAAGGGCGACGACATCAAGGTCGGTCTGCTCCTGCCGGAGAACCAGACCGCGCGGTACGAGAAGTTCGACAAGCCCTTGATCGAGAAGAAGGTCAAGGAGCTCACGAACAACAAGGCCGAGGTCATCTACGCCAACGCCAAGCAGGACGCCAGCCTGCAGAACCAGCAGGTCGACACGATGGTGACCAACAAGGTCGACGTGCTGATCCTGGACGCGGTGGACGCCAAGGCCATCGCCGGCTCGGTGAAGAAGGCCAAGGAGGCCGGTATCCCGGTCGTGGCCTACGACCGCCTGGCCGAGGGCCCGATCGACGCCTACACCTCGTTCGACAACGTGACCGTCGGCAAGACGCAGGGCGAGGCCCTGCTCGAGGCGCTGGGCGACAAGGCCAAGAAGGGCCAGATCGTCATGATGAACGGCTCCTCCACCGACCCGAACGCCGCCCAGTTCAAGGAGGGCGCGCACGCCGCCCTCGACGGCAAGGTCAAGGTCGGCCGCGAGTACGACACCAAGGAGTGGAAGCCGGAGAACGCCAACGCCAACATGGAGGGCGCCATCTCCGCCCTCGGCAAGGACAAGATCGTCGGCGTCTACTCCGCCAACGACGGCATGGCGGGTGGCATCATCACCGCCCTGAAGGCCGCCGGCATCAAGGTCCCGGTCACCGGCCAGGACGCCGAGATCGCGGGCGTGCAGCGCATCGTGACGGGCGAGCAGTTCATGAGCGTCTACAAGCCGTACGCCCCGGAGGCCGCGGCCGCCGCCGAGATGGCCGTCGCGCTCGCCCAGGGCAAGTCGCTCGACTCCGTCGCCAAGGACACGGTCGACAGCCCCACCACCAAGGGTGTTCCCTCCGTGCTCGTCCCGGTCGTGTCGCTGACCCAGGAGAACATCAACGACACCGTGATCAAGGACGGCGTCTACACCGTCGAGGAGATCTGCGCGGGCAAGTACAAGGCCGCCTGCGACAAGATCGGTCTGAAGTAA
- a CDS encoding ROK family transcriptional regulator: METPGSQSSLHRANLERVVRAVRLAGSLTQAEIARTTGLSAATVSNIVRELREGGTVEVTPTSAGGRRARSVSLSGDAGIVIGVDFGHAHLRVAIGNLAHQVLAEESEPLDVDASSAQGFDRAEQLVSRLIEATGVDPAKVAGIGLGVPGPIDVESGTLGSTAILPGWTGTKPAEELRGRLGVPVHVDNDANLGALGEMVWGSGRGVRDLAYIKVASGVGAGLVINGKIYRGPGGTAGEIGHITLDESGPVCRCGNRGCLETFAAARYVLPLLQPSHGTDLTMEGVVRLAREGDPGCRRVIADVGRHIGSGVANLCNLLNPSRVVLGGDLAEAGELVLAPIRESVGRYAIPSAARQLSVLPGALGGRAEVLGALALALGEMGDSTLLDGTATGSLTVASPAFT; this comes from the coding sequence GTGGAGACTCCGGGGTCACAGTCGTCGCTGCACCGAGCCAATCTGGAACGGGTCGTTCGAGCGGTACGGCTGGCCGGCTCCCTCACCCAGGCCGAGATCGCGAGGACGACGGGCCTGTCCGCGGCGACGGTCTCCAATATCGTCCGGGAGCTGAGGGAGGGCGGGACGGTCGAGGTCACGCCCACGTCGGCGGGCGGCCGCCGGGCCCGCAGCGTCTCGCTCAGCGGGGACGCCGGGATCGTCATCGGGGTGGACTTCGGGCACGCCCACCTGCGGGTGGCCATCGGGAACCTCGCCCACCAGGTGCTGGCCGAGGAGTCCGAGCCGCTGGACGTGGACGCCTCCTCGGCGCAGGGCTTCGACCGGGCGGAGCAACTGGTCAGCCGGCTGATCGAGGCGACCGGGGTGGACCCGGCCAAGGTCGCCGGGATAGGCCTCGGCGTGCCCGGTCCGATCGACGTGGAGTCCGGCACCCTGGGCTCGACCGCGATCCTGCCCGGCTGGACTGGCACCAAGCCCGCCGAGGAGCTGCGGGGGCGGCTCGGCGTGCCCGTGCACGTGGACAACGACGCGAACCTCGGCGCCCTCGGAGAGATGGTCTGGGGCAGCGGCCGGGGCGTGCGGGACCTCGCGTACATCAAGGTCGCCAGCGGTGTCGGAGCCGGACTGGTGATCAACGGGAAGATCTACCGCGGACCCGGCGGCACGGCGGGGGAGATCGGACACATCACGCTCGACGAGTCGGGGCCGGTCTGCCGGTGCGGCAACCGCGGCTGCCTGGAGACGTTCGCGGCGGCCCGCTACGTGCTCCCGCTGCTCCAGCCCAGCCACGGCACGGACTTGACGATGGAAGGCGTCGTACGGCTGGCGCGCGAGGGTGATCCCGGCTGTCGTAGGGTGATCGCCGACGTCGGCCGTCACATCGGCAGTGGAGTCGCCAATCTCTGCAACCTGTTGAACCCGAGCAGGGTCGTGCTGGGCGGTGACCTCGCCGAGGCCGGTGAGCTGGTGCTCGCACCGATAAGGGAGTCCGTCGGCCGCTACGCGATTCCCAGCGCGGCGCGTCAACTCTCCGTTCTCCCCGGGGCACTCGGGGGCCGTGCGGAGGTGCTCGGCGCGCTCGCCCTCGCGCTGGGTGAAATGGGCGATTCCACCCTGTTGGACGGCACCGCCACCGGGTCCCTCACCGTGGCCTCTCCTGCCTTCACTTAG